In Mycolicibacter virginiensis, the DNA window TACTACCGCAACGGCGGCATCTTGCAGTACGTGCTGCGCAACATGCTGAAGTCGTCTGCGACCGCGTAGACAGCGATCACCTGATGCCCAGGGTCAGCGAGGATCACCTGGCGGCCCGGCGCCGCCAGATCCTCGATGGCGCGCGGCGCTGCTTTGCCGCCTACGGCTATGACCAGGCGACGGTGCGGCGACTGGAGCAGATGATCGGGCTGTCGCGCGGGGCGATCTTCCATCACTTCCGCGACAAGGACACCCTGTTCTTCGAGTTGGCGCGTGAAGACGCGCAGCGGATGGCTGATGTCGCCTCGCGCGAGGGCCTGATCGGCGTGATGCGGGACATGCTGGCGGCGCCGGAACAGTTCGACTGGCTGGCCACTCGACTGGAGATCGCCCGCAAACTGCGCCACGACCCGGAGTTCAGCCAGGGGTGGGCGGAGCGGTCGGCCGAATTGGCTGCTGCCACAACGGATCGACTGCATCGCCAGAAGCAGGCCGGTCGGCTGCGCGACGACGTCCCCGGGGACGTGTTGCACTGCTATCTGGATCTGGTGCTCGACGGCCTGGTCGCACGACTGGCGTCGGGCGAAGATCCGCAGCGGCTGTCAGCGGTCCTCGACCTGGTCGAGGATTCGGTGCGGCAGAGCTGATTTCGCGCTGGTTAGCGCGATCGGGTGCGGTGGTTGGGCCCGCCGCGGCTGCGCATCGCCGCACCCGACTCGCGCAGCATGCTGTGCACGGAGCCGTACGATCGCCCGGTCGACGCCGCCAAAGTCCGAATGCTCGCCCCGCCCTCATAGGCGCTGCGCAACTCGACCAGTTGACGGTCGCGTTGCTTGTTCGGTTTCGTCGTCGTTGCCACGTCCCCTCACCATCCCCTCGCCGGCCCAACGGGTTCAGCGTAGGAAGGTGGCGGGGATACCGGGCGACTTTGACTCAAATTCCGGTCAGGCGAGCTCGATCAGGTCGCGGTAGTCCGCCGACCAATGATCCTCGGTGCCGTCGGGCAGCAACACCACCCGCTGCGGGTCGAGCGCCTCGGCCGCGCCCGGGTCGTGGGTGACCAGCACCACCGCACCGGCATAGCTGCGCAGCGCGTCGAGTACCTGTTCACGTGAGGCCGGGTCGAGGTTGTTGGTCGGCTCGTCGAGCAGCAGCACGTTCGCGGTGGAGGCCACCAGTCCGGCCAGCGCCAGCCGGGTCTTCTCACCGCCGGACAGGGTCCCGGCCGGTTGCTCCAGCTGCGGCCCGGTGAACATGAACGCGCCCAGCAGTCCCCGCAGATCCTGCTCGGAGGTGTCGGGGGCAGCGTGCCGGATGTTCTCCCACACGCTGGCCGCGTTGTCGATAGTGTCGTGTTCCTGGGCGAAGTAGCCGATCTTGCAGCCGTGGCCGGGCTCGAGCTGGCCGGCGTCGGGGGTTTCGACGCCGGCGAGCAGGCGCAGCAGGGTGGTCTTACCGGCGCCGTTGAGGCCCAGCACGACCACCCGCGAGCCCCGGTCGATGGCCAGGTCGACACCGGTGAAGATCTCCAGCGAGCCGTACACCTTGGTCAGCCCGGACGCCATCAGCGGGGTTTTCCCGCAGGCCGACGGGGTCGGGAACTTGATCCGCGCGACCTTGTCGGCGACCCGTTCCTCGTCCAGCGCCGCCAGCATCCGGTCGGCGCGACGCAGCATGTTCTGCGCGGCAACGGCTTTGGTGGCCTTGGCGCCCAGCTTGGCGGCCTGGTTACGCAGCGCGGCGACCTTGCGTTCAGCGTTGGCTCGCTCCCGGCGGCGACGCTGCTCATCGGTCGCTCGGGCGTCGAGGTACTTCTGCCAGCCCATGTTGTACACGTCGGCCTCGCCGCGCACCGCGTCGAGGAACCACACCCGGTTGACCACGTCGGCCAGCAGCTCCACGTCGTGACTGATCAGTA includes these proteins:
- a CDS encoding ABC-F family ATP-binding cassette domain-containing protein yields the protein MITATGLEVRAGARTLLDSVDSVLRVQPGDRIGLVGRNGAGKTTTLRILAGEGEPYAGTITRTGEVGYLPQDPREGNLDVLARDRVLSARGLDTILADLEKQQVLMAEVVDDTERDRAIRRYGQLEERFAALGGYAAESEAGRICTSLGLPDRVLTQPLRTLSGGQRRRVELARILFAAGEGGAGGAGSGTTLLLDEPTNHLDADSIGWLRDFLKNHSGGLVLISHDVELLADVVNRVWFLDAVRGEADVYNMGWQKYLDARATDEQRRRRERANAERKVAALRNQAAKLGAKATKAVAAQNMLRRADRMLAALDEERVADKVARIKFPTPSACGKTPLMASGLTKVYGSLEIFTGVDLAIDRGSRVVVLGLNGAGKTTLLRLLAGVETPDAGQLEPGHGCKIGYFAQEHDTIDNAASVWENIRHAAPDTSEQDLRGLLGAFMFTGPQLEQPAGTLSGGEKTRLALAGLVASTANVLLLDEPTNNLDPASREQVLDALRSYAGAVVLVTHDPGAAEALDPQRVVLLPDGTEDHWSADYRDLIELA
- a CDS encoding TetR/AcrR family transcriptional regulator, translated to MPRVSEDHLAARRRQILDGARRCFAAYGYDQATVRRLEQMIGLSRGAIFHHFRDKDTLFFELAREDAQRMADVASREGLIGVMRDMLAAPEQFDWLATRLEIARKLRHDPEFSQGWAERSAELAAATTDRLHRQKQAGRLRDDVPGDVLHCYLDLVLDGLVARLASGEDPQRLSAVLDLVEDSVRQS
- a CDS encoding helix-turn-helix domain-containing protein is translated as MATTTKPNKQRDRQLVELRSAYEGGASIRTLAASTGRSYGSVHSMLRESGAAMRSRGGPNHRTRSR